A genomic segment from Aegilops tauschii subsp. strangulata cultivar AL8/78 chromosome 1, Aet v6.0, whole genome shotgun sequence encodes:
- the LOC109732428 gene encoding probable trehalase produces MRQVRSQGIDPNGRPRSAGALSPVPNKNPRVARKAQTASKIIVSAFHQPTAGGERKSPPRPRRLARRRTEAEPSQQDTDVTPPQIPQQNRKPSHHRMAPPPRHLLLLPVLLLVSLLRAAQMETVHAAAGEGDRDEGARALLALLQRVQSEALRALGPRDFDPKLYVDLPLAPGADRAAAEAALATVTTRGEMEAFLARYFARAGSDLVEADPPDFEAEPRGFLPRVASGEARAWALQVHALWKDLARRVAPSVAARPDRHTLLPLPGRVVVPGSRFREVYYWDSYWVVRGLLVSKMYDTAKDIVLNLVYLVEEYGFVLNGARSYYTNRSQPPLLSSMVLELYTATGDLGLVRRAFPSLLKEHSFWVSELHNVEIMDNHGRLHNLSRYQAMWNKPRPESATIDEELASKLNSTAAKEKLYHQIASAAESGWDFSSRWMSNSTDMTTLVTTFVIPVDLNTFICKMERDIAVFAELIGEKATAELFSQASKARHTAIESLLWNSEMEQWLDYWLPTDGNCQGPYKWESKSQNHNIFASNFVPLWLNAHNSGLGPFLDEAKSVRVMRSLQTSGLVCPAGIATSVSNTGQQWDFPNGWAPLQHLIAEGLLNSGSTEAKEFAEDIATRWVRTNYAAYKSSGAMHEKYDVEACGKSGGGGEYKPQTGFGWSNGVLLAFLEELGWSHDKEIGCPS; encoded by the exons ATGCGACAAGTTCGTTCACAGGGCATCGATCCCAACGGCCGGCCCAGGTCGGCAGGCGCCTTGTCCCCCGTTCCGAATAAAAACCCACGCGTCGCACGCAAAGCCCAAACCGCCAGCAAAATTATCGTTTCCGCTTTCCATCAGCCAACCGCCGGAGGGGAGAGGAAGAGTCCGCCGCGCCCCCGTCGCCTCGCTCGCCGCCGTACGGAAGCGGAACCGTCTCAACAGGACACGGACGTCACGCCCCCGCAAATTCCGCAACAGAACAGAAAACCCTCTCATCATCGAATGGCCCCGCCTCCGCGCCATCTTCTACTACTGCCCGTTCTCCTCCTCGTCTCTCTGCTCCGCGCAGCGCAGATGGAgaccgtccacgccgccgccggcGAGGGAGATCGCGACGAGGGCGCCCGCGCGCTGCTCGCGCTGCTGCAGCGCGTGCAGTCGGAGGCGCTGCGCGCGCTGGGGCCGCGCGACTTCGACCCCAAGCTCTACGTCGACCTGCCGCTCGCGCCCGGCGCCGACCGGGCCGCCGCGGAGGCCGCGCTCGCGACGGTGACCACGCGGGGGGAGATGGAGGCGTTCCTGGCCCGGTACTTCGCGCGGGCGGGGTCGGACCTGGTGGAGGCCGACCCGCCGGACTTCGAGGCCGAGCCGCGCGGGTTCCTGCCGAGGGTCGCGAGCGGCGAGGCGCGGGCGTGGGCGCTGCAGGTGCACGCGCTGTGGAAGGACCTGGCGCGGCGGGTGGCGCCGTCCGTCGCGGCGCGGCCCGACCGGCACACCCTGCTGCCGCTGCCCGGCAGGGTCGTCGTGCCGGGCTCCAGGTTCCGGGAGGTCTACTACTGGGACTCGTACTGGGTCGTCAG gggCTTGCTGGTGAGCAAAATGTACGACACGGCAAAGGACATCGTGCTCAATCTTGTGTACCTCGTGGAGGAATATGGGTTTGTTCTCAACGGTGCCAGATCCTACTACACTAATCGAAG CCAACCACCACTTTTGAGCTCGATGGTTTTGGAATTATACACGGCAACAGGTGATTTGGGCCTTGTGAGGAGAGCATTCCCCTCTTTGCTGAAAGAGCATAGCTTCTGGGTATCAG AGCTTCACAACGTGGAAATAATGGACAATCATGGACGGCTGCATAATTTGAGTCGTTACCAGGCCATGTGGAACAAACCTAGGCCAGAAAGTGCAACAATT GATGAGGAACTGGCCTCAAAGCTTAATTCTACGGCTGCCAAGGAAAAATTATACCACCAGATTGCTTCAGCGGCTGAATCGGGATGGGATTTTAGCTCTCGATGGATGAG CAATTCAACTGATATGACAACCTTGGTAACAACATTCGTTATACCTGTGGACTTGAACACATTCATATGCAAG ATGGAACGGGACATAGCGGTCTTTGCTGAACTCATTGGAGAGAAGGCAACTGCAGAACTTTTCTCACAGGCTTCAAAAGCACGCCATACGGCAATCGAGTCCCTTTTGTGGAATTCTGAGATGGAACAGTGGCTTGACTACTGGCTTCCCACTGATGGAAATTGCCAG GGACCCTACAAGTGGGAATCGAAGTCACAAAACCACAACATCTTTGCTTCTAACTTCGTACCCTTGTGGTTAAATGCACATAATTCAG GTTTGGGGCCATTTCTGGATGAAGCGAAATCAGTGAGAGTCATGAGAAGCCTCCAAACATCAGGGTTGGTCTGTCCTGCAGGAATAGCAACTTCAGTATCCAATACAGGGCAACAATG GGATTTTCCAAATGGATGGGCACCATTGCAGCATCTGATAGCTGAGGGATTGCTGAACTCTGGTTCAACAGAAGCAAAAGAATTTGCTGAGGACATCGCCACGAGGTGGGTGAGAACAAACTATGCAGCCTACAAATCAAGCGGCGCAATGCATGAGAAGTACGACGTCGAGGCCTGCGGAAAATCCGGAGGAGGCGGGGAATACAAACCACAG ACTGGTTTTGGTTGGTCAAATGGTGTATTATTAGCATTTTTGGAAGAGTTGGGATGGTCCCATGACAAGGAAATAGGCTGCCCATCCTGA